Proteins encoded in a region of the Halorhabdus tiamatea SARL4B genome:
- a CDS encoding IS5-like element ISHti7 family transposase, protein MSSSTNALQDVASVDDFLNAAATETVPLFEHLEFEFLLEYDVFAPSKRGRTRVHQPPDLFRGFLHCYYENVYGTRPVTRELKHNLVWYYCGLDKPPSRDTIDRFLTDLEHVIDDIFDRLVKQAAACGLLDSTYSIDSTHIEAIQYNDAASWNYDPTAEEYYYGFGCTIVSTGAKIPIAAEFTQAKQADQETAMRVIRDALTVDTPIWMLGDSAYDILDWHDHLLAAGVVPIAPYNPRNTDDPKDIEYRVEDRITEHSEDVQLKQSILDETYNKRTGVERTNDAVKDCGLGHVRARGRVHARTEVFLALCLRLAVAITNYERGNNPGCEKL, encoded by the coding sequence GTGTCCAGCAGTACCAACGCCCTGCAAGACGTAGCTTCGGTAGACGACTTTTTGAATGCAGCGGCTACCGAGACAGTACCGCTGTTCGAACACCTTGAGTTCGAGTTTCTTCTGGAGTACGACGTGTTCGCCCCCTCAAAGCGGGGGCGAACACGAGTGCATCAGCCACCAGATCTCTTCCGCGGCTTTCTCCACTGCTACTACGAAAACGTCTACGGCACACGCCCGGTGACGAGAGAGCTCAAGCACAACCTCGTCTGGTACTACTGTGGACTCGACAAACCGCCATCCAGAGACACGATTGATCGCTTTCTCACCGACCTCGAACACGTTATTGACGATATCTTTGACAGGCTTGTCAAGCAGGCCGCCGCCTGCGGCCTGCTCGACTCCACGTACTCCATCGATTCGACCCACATCGAAGCGATCCAGTACAACGACGCAGCATCGTGGAACTACGACCCAACAGCCGAGGAGTACTACTACGGCTTCGGCTGTACAATCGTCTCAACCGGCGCAAAAATCCCGATAGCAGCGGAATTCACACAAGCGAAACAAGCGGATCAGGAGACGGCGATGCGCGTCATACGTGACGCGCTCACCGTCGATACACCGATCTGGATGCTTGGAGACAGCGCCTATGATATCCTCGATTGGCACGACCACCTGCTGGCCGCAGGGGTCGTGCCAATCGCGCCGTACAATCCGCGAAACACTGACGATCCGAAAGATATCGAGTACAGGGTCGAAGACCGCATTACCGAACACAGCGAGGACGTTCAGCTGAAACAATCCATCTTGGACGAGACGTACAACAAACGGACAGGAGTCGAACGAACCAACGACGCAGTCAAGGACTGCGGCCTCGGGCACGTCCGCGCCCGAGGCCGCGTCCACGCACGAACAGAAGTGTTCCTTGCACTCTGCCTACGGCTCGCCGTTGCCATCACCAACTACGAGCGAGGAAACAACCCGGGCTGTGAGAAGCTGTGA
- a CDS encoding helicase-related protein encodes MTNSTQFSPGQRVILNGAPAEVIKTQTVGEIEYLRAYIKGEGAKTVCLDDVEIQPHRSGIEELSNQRIDDLHPNHDAVSAQWFDLHTQATKLKLAHEQGQLLSISNSLVRLEPYQLDAVNWVMQKLRQRALIGDDVGLGKTIEAGLILKELAARNRADRALFVVPAHLQKKWIRDMDRFFDVDLTVADRAWVEGERRRLGEEANIWNQDQQQLVTSMAFLRQEEFRPALREAFWDVVVVDEAHKAAKRGESPSKTANMVDTVTGNSDSLLLLSATPHDGKGEAFRSLVEYIDPFLVAENRELSQETVDRVMIRRGKTDIYDEDGERVFPDRKVNSVSVSMTHDERQFYRAVTDYVKNVYNRSEKLNEPAVGFAMALMQKRLVSSVGAIHATLRRRLDDLLDEEADTDGLSEEARAYLDGEDLDEDDKQHAEDEIAGLTVTSTDEQLQEEIDTLRDLVSLAEDLPVDSKAQKVRRFISQLLEEQPDEKLLLFMEYRDTLDYLLKYVQDEPWADEILVIHGDVDKDDRARIEDEFNHGQSRLLFATDAASEGIDLQHSCHIMANYELPWNPNRLEQRIGRIHRYGQEEEVKVWNFLFDDTRESEIFEMLQTKVEEIRSQLGNTADVLGILDDIDVDSLIMESIENDEPPSATKEELEEMIEERQRTLEEWYERSLVDTSTFDAESRRQIQEVVDESEDVYGSEGDIREFFEQAVEAFDGEFEKRGTNLYQAELPDDIRPPNADATFGPFTFDREFAMDHEDITFVAPDTDVLQRLMARVLESDRGEVGLKLLPFVDTPGVTYNYRVAFEDGTGEVIREETIPVFVDAEQRDAQQALGERVVEGETVSAKPAVDDIRTVVDAEDELREAADRYVSARVNEIKSDLSSKRHEETDRELENLNEYAKSERERIESFIEEYERKSKAGSDMDIAIRGQRERLEKLEERIEARRQELNRREQVISLAPEVENYCLTLPL; translated from the coding sequence ATGACAAACTCTACCCAGTTCTCTCCGGGGCAGCGGGTGATTCTCAACGGAGCGCCGGCTGAAGTCATCAAAACCCAAACGGTCGGAGAGATCGAGTATCTGAGAGCATACATCAAAGGGGAGGGCGCTAAGACGGTCTGTCTCGACGATGTCGAGATTCAACCGCATCGATCCGGGATCGAGGAACTGTCCAACCAGCGAATTGATGATCTTCATCCTAATCACGATGCGGTCTCGGCACAGTGGTTCGACCTCCACACGCAGGCGACGAAACTCAAGCTCGCCCACGAGCAGGGGCAGCTCCTGAGCATCTCGAACTCGCTTGTTCGACTGGAACCCTACCAGCTCGACGCCGTGAACTGGGTGATGCAGAAGCTTCGGCAGCGGGCGCTCATCGGCGATGATGTCGGGCTCGGGAAAACGATAGAGGCGGGACTCATCCTGAAGGAACTCGCCGCCCGGAATCGCGCCGACCGTGCCCTATTCGTCGTCCCCGCTCACCTCCAGAAGAAGTGGATACGAGATATGGATCGCTTCTTCGACGTCGATCTAACCGTCGCAGACCGGGCGTGGGTCGAAGGTGAACGTCGACGGCTTGGCGAGGAAGCCAACATCTGGAACCAAGACCAGCAACAGCTCGTCACCAGCATGGCGTTCCTGCGACAGGAAGAGTTCCGGCCTGCACTCCGGGAAGCGTTCTGGGACGTCGTCGTGGTCGACGAGGCACACAAGGCCGCAAAGCGAGGGGAATCACCGAGCAAGACGGCAAACATGGTTGATACCGTTACTGGGAATTCCGACTCGCTGCTGCTTCTCAGCGCGACGCCCCACGACGGGAAGGGCGAGGCGTTCCGCTCACTAGTCGAGTATATCGACCCGTTCCTCGTCGCCGAGAACCGGGAACTCTCACAGGAGACAGTCGACCGCGTGATGATCCGTCGCGGGAAGACCGATATCTACGACGAGGATGGTGAACGCGTCTTCCCAGACCGGAAGGTCAACTCGGTATCGGTCTCGATGACGCACGACGAGCGGCAGTTCTACCGCGCGGTCACCGACTACGTCAAAAACGTCTACAACCGCTCGGAGAAGTTAAACGAACCTGCCGTCGGGTTCGCGATGGCGCTAATGCAGAAACGGCTGGTGAGCAGTGTCGGCGCGATTCATGCGACACTCCGTCGACGACTGGACGACCTTCTCGACGAAGAGGCGGATACTGACGGCCTTTCCGAGGAAGCGCGAGCCTATCTCGACGGTGAGGATCTGGACGAGGACGACAAGCAACATGCAGAAGACGAGATTGCCGGCCTGACCGTCACTAGTACCGACGAACAGCTCCAAGAGGAGATCGATACGCTCCGCGACCTCGTCTCGCTGGCGGAAGATTTGCCGGTCGACTCCAAGGCACAGAAGGTCAGACGGTTCATCTCCCAACTCCTCGAGGAGCAGCCGGACGAGAAACTCCTGCTATTCATGGAGTACCGCGATACGCTCGACTATCTCCTCAAGTACGTGCAGGACGAGCCGTGGGCGGACGAGATTCTCGTGATTCACGGCGACGTGGACAAGGACGACCGGGCGCGGATCGAAGACGAATTCAACCACGGCCAGTCGCGGCTCCTGTTCGCGACCGACGCAGCGAGCGAGGGGATCGACCTCCAGCACAGCTGCCACATCATGGCCAACTACGAGCTTCCGTGGAACCCGAACCGCCTTGAGCAGCGGATCGGTCGTATTCATCGCTACGGACAGGAGGAGGAGGTCAAAGTCTGGAACTTCCTTTTCGACGACACCCGCGAAAGCGAGATCTTCGAGATGCTCCAGACCAAGGTCGAAGAGATTCGTTCTCAACTCGGAAACACGGCTGACGTGCTCGGCATCCTCGACGACATCGACGTGGACTCGCTCATTATGGAGTCCATCGAGAACGACGAACCGCCGAGTGCGACCAAAGAGGAACTCGAGGAGATGATCGAGGAGCGCCAGCGGACGCTCGAAGAGTGGTACGAGCGGAGCCTCGTCGATACGAGCACGTTTGATGCCGAGAGTCGCCGGCAGATCCAGGAGGTCGTCGACGAGTCAGAGGACGTCTACGGGAGCGAGGGCGACATTCGAGAGTTCTTCGAGCAGGCAGTCGAGGCCTTCGACGGCGAGTTCGAGAAGCGCGGCACCAATCTCTATCAGGCCGAATTACCCGACGACATCCGTCCACCGAACGCGGACGCGACCTTCGGGCCGTTTACCTTCGACCGCGAGTTCGCGATGGATCACGAGGACATTACGTTCGTTGCGCCCGACACGGACGTCCTCCAGCGACTCATGGCACGCGTGCTGGAGTCCGATCGGGGAGAGGTCGGCCTCAAACTCCTCCCGTTCGTCGACACGCCGGGAGTCACCTACAATTATCGCGTGGCGTTCGAGGATGGCACGGGAGAGGTAATCCGCGAGGAGACAATCCCCGTCTTCGTCGACGCCGAGCAGCGAGATGCCCAACAGGCGCTCGGCGAGCGGGTTGTTGAGGGTGAGACGGTATCTGCGAAACCAGCGGTGGATGACATCCGGACCGTAGTGGATGCCGAGGACGAACTTCGTGAAGCTGCCGACCGCTATGTGAGTGCTCGGGTGAACGAGATCAAGTCCGACCTCAGTTCAAAACGTCACGAGGAGACCGACCGGGAACTCGAGAACCTCAACGAGTACGCAAAGTCCGAACGCGAGCGCATCGAGTCCTTTATCGAGGAGTACGAACGCAAGTCCAAGGCCGGCTCGGATATGGACATCGCGATCCGGGGCCAGCGTGAACGCCTCGAAAAGCTCGAAGAACGAATCGAGGCACGTCGCCAAGAGCTGAATCGTCGGGAGCAGGTCATTTCACTGGCGCCTGAAGTTGAGAACTACTGTTTGACACTCCCACTCTGA
- a CDS encoding PD-(D/E)XK nuclease family protein produces MSLQRARSIDDLFDTVADYDLVLTVDAPLSLALNRRLDHPRLGRFAATPQMLAADEFRPQDQRQLFLAVIDATALPWKQAAHLIELILSCWEETGDHQAILEFDRYDTPETREVLEVIASVENAHRDLDEYQIDKGLDVAVIGEAQFSALDRSILPAEYDAIDPLTSEAFDLPAFHSFASQTAIVEAIVDNVTSENADDVAVVMDRGGPFPALIESALEARDIPFYGGPGFADDEGLRTFFELLRLAHADSRVRVGDVQPIARSLGIELPVTDDQKLLRELDGRTIEPIQSFCEDVGEWTFGEALGEFADLSDRSLDAVRAELDVLGLVDKPVTDRRLDDLAFYLSAFDVPIDREDSGVLLADAKTSVYVDRPAVFYLGLDADWTHQVIDRPWIDTEQKDREHLRQFQLLLQNGREQYYLVQETSAGEPVRPCLYFHDLLDDEIEAFDDFETIPHTYRRGDGSTGFEHDPVNAAPEPIETISQSSLNTFVNCPRDYFFDQLVEQPDRDYFRKGNCYHDFAEFYVNHPDVVADADRTELVDRFLDELRPFIDQVDRDVLETEFEVGLELIERFVDEHPPVERDYDEYEVLPFGNLVADYFDHPIDSPITEQWFENPALGGKGKVDLIHSSTQLLDYKSGSAKSASQVMDRSSIEEIHDKPDFQAMLYLAHHRQVRPDEPINFVFYHFLDLVDDAITGSADVEDALVRVTYYPVAFDEWAGTRTAFDALCEGVAESNDRRKTLEKLGYDAYAQFLGSHTFPDVDEKEILLDTEFADAFVRYARDRVGEYKYVTSGIESALKTLLDLRGENYYRDDVDAFEAFLDEQIDLINEYRESSFPVGDPNMDRVTHRDLLLTEEASDD; encoded by the coding sequence GTGTCATTACAACGGGCCCGCTCTATCGATGATCTCTTCGATACCGTGGCGGATTACGATCTCGTCCTAACGGTTGACGCGCCGCTCAGTCTCGCGCTCAATCGACGGCTGGACCACCCACGACTCGGTCGGTTCGCGGCAACGCCACAAATGCTGGCAGCTGACGAATTCCGCCCACAAGATCAACGACAACTCTTTCTCGCAGTGATCGATGCTACGGCACTCCCCTGGAAGCAGGCCGCCCATCTGATCGAGTTGATCCTTAGTTGCTGGGAAGAGACAGGTGACCATCAGGCGATCCTCGAGTTCGACCGCTACGATACACCGGAAACACGGGAAGTACTCGAGGTCATCGCGTCCGTCGAGAATGCGCATCGGGATCTCGACGAGTACCAGATCGACAAGGGCCTCGACGTCGCCGTCATCGGCGAAGCCCAGTTCAGCGCGCTGGACCGGTCGATCCTGCCCGCCGAGTACGACGCGATCGACCCGCTCACGAGCGAGGCCTTCGACCTGCCGGCGTTCCACAGCTTTGCCTCCCAGACGGCGATCGTCGAGGCGATCGTGGACAACGTGACCAGCGAGAACGCCGACGACGTGGCGGTTGTCATGGACCGGGGCGGGCCGTTCCCCGCGCTGATCGAGTCGGCACTCGAAGCGCGAGACATTCCCTTCTACGGCGGGCCAGGCTTCGCCGACGACGAGGGACTGCGAACGTTCTTCGAATTACTGAGGCTTGCACACGCAGATTCGAGAGTACGCGTCGGGGATGTCCAACCGATCGCTCGCAGTCTCGGAATCGAGCTCCCCGTAACGGACGATCAGAAACTCCTCCGTGAACTTGATGGGCGGACAATCGAACCGATCCAATCCTTCTGCGAGGACGTCGGCGAGTGGACCTTCGGCGAGGCGCTCGGAGAGTTCGCAGATCTGTCGGACCGGTCACTGGACGCTGTTCGTGCCGAACTCGACGTGCTCGGGTTGGTGGACAAGCCGGTCACGGACCGGCGGCTCGACGACCTGGCGTTTTACCTCAGTGCGTTCGACGTGCCGATCGACCGCGAGGACAGCGGCGTCCTGCTCGCCGACGCGAAAACGTCGGTCTATGTCGACCGGCCCGCCGTCTTCTATCTCGGCCTCGACGCCGACTGGACCCATCAAGTCATCGATCGGCCGTGGATCGACACCGAACAGAAGGACCGTGAGCACCTCCGGCAGTTCCAACTGCTCCTCCAGAACGGTCGCGAACAGTACTATCTTGTCCAGGAAACCAGCGCCGGCGAGCCGGTCCGTCCGTGTCTATACTTCCACGACCTTCTGGACGACGAAATCGAGGCGTTCGACGACTTCGAGACCATCCCGCACACGTATCGGCGAGGAGATGGCTCAACCGGTTTCGAGCACGACCCCGTCAACGCAGCGCCCGAGCCGATCGAGACGATCAGCCAGTCGAGTCTCAACACGTTCGTCAATTGCCCGCGCGATTACTTCTTCGACCAGCTCGTCGAGCAACCCGATCGGGACTACTTTCGGAAGGGCAATTGCTATCACGACTTCGCCGAGTTCTACGTCAACCATCCCGATGTGGTCGCTGATGCGGATCGGACAGAACTCGTCGACCGCTTCCTCGACGAACTCCGGCCGTTCATCGATCAGGTGGATCGTGACGTCCTCGAAACCGAGTTTGAGGTGGGCCTCGAACTGATCGAGCGATTCGTCGACGAGCACCCACCGGTCGAGCGTGACTACGACGAGTACGAGGTGCTGCCGTTCGGGAACCTCGTTGCCGACTATTTCGATCACCCGATCGATTCACCGATCACCGAGCAGTGGTTCGAAAATCCGGCCCTCGGCGGGAAAGGCAAGGTAGATCTTATCCACTCGTCGACGCAACTACTGGATTATAAGAGCGGGTCAGCGAAATCCGCGTCACAGGTCATGGATCGCTCATCGATCGAGGAGATCCACGACAAGCCGGACTTCCAGGCCATGCTCTATCTCGCCCACCACCGACAGGTCCGTCCCGACGAACCGATCAACTTCGTGTTCTATCACTTCCTCGATCTGGTGGACGACGCCATTACCGGATCCGCCGATGTCGAGGACGCGCTCGTCCGCGTGACCTACTATCCCGTGGCGTTCGACGAGTGGGCCGGCACGCGGACGGCGTTCGACGCACTCTGTGAGGGCGTCGCGGAGAGCAACGATCGACGGAAAACACTCGAAAAGTTGGGATATGACGCGTATGCCCAGTTCCTCGGTTCGCACACGTTTCCCGACGTCGACGAGAAGGAGATACTCCTCGATACCGAGTTTGCGGATGCATTCGTCAGGTACGCTCGCGACCGAGTCGGCGAGTACAAGTATGTCACGTCGGGAATCGAGAGCGCGCTCAAAACTTTGCTCGACCTGCGTGGCGAGAACTACTACCGTGACGATGTCGACGCCTTCGAGGCGTTCCTCGACGAGCAGATCGATCTGATCAACGAGTATCGAGAGTCGTCGTTCCCGGTCGGCGATCCCAACATGGATCGCGTGACCCATCGCGACCTGCTGCTGACCGAGGAGGCTAGCGATGACTGA
- a CDS encoding UvrD-helicase domain-containing protein yields the protein MTEPTPNARQRELIEATEGIHVVDAGAGTGKTFAITRRYANLLREGYEPEDVLLVTFTNNAATEMKERVVARCDYSMSALRDAPISTFHSFCHDLLLEYGTDAPSYLGIDDQITGSTQLLENEVIEADRFRTFLSQFVDAHHEHEAVFRVLNDPMSLLELIRELAAKGVFPTVDGWYRDGEVSLDGDFEAFETLFAEANAPNEGANGATQSDLRDSLSGFERESCFLPDAPGEDELRDGYPSIDAKWAEKAFVEDREALKDFVHDIYVEYIQFALRRNYLNFSFLQLFAFVLLCEDHALRESIAFEQVMVDEFQDTSEIQFKLALLLAETDNFCVVGDWKQSIYGFQYAAVENIRSFERRLQAYKRELNGEHERVDFPVQEVNTIPLRRNYRSTQSILDLSRHALTVPATGSESVDRTVDDIDGLEAATDRDHSTIAAFTSASEHKAILDRIETIVGNDAYAVNDENGDLRTPRYDDIAVLTRTRRFGRELQTTADEFGVPVAYEGGVKLFETDQSILLLAWLRILADEDSRRGWAVVLEQAGYTLAEVERIFEERAYPDAMVAFRDRLAGMESIGAIARQVFERYGYDDAYASSLVALLQDVSDGTTRNLGGMIRFIERSLDAEATHEIDDNPGGDSITVQTIHAAKGLEHPIVIVSNINRYSFPPSGGGDDRIRYEDPIGLRQTKLSSTAHGRPHRYDNWRYRVLSACLDRDYDEERRLLYVAMTRAQDHLLFSAGAEPSPLFENLPLEAESVEPELKGSGIDRTEQTRLQVSIPEPDVPAGQSPHALMDDRVFEDRDEGRGIEFGNRVHDFAERYAAGEEIEPASDDERRVREFIDELDGTLLVEEDAYLPVSVGEQQVTISGVIDLLHVTDDRVEIVDYKTDRTRDAETEYRKQLSVYYHVVRQLYPDREIVPRLFYSGEGTVVAIYPLSMGSLSDLVKVERKSNGSDQGENPISR from the coding sequence ATGACTGAACCCACGCCGAACGCCCGGCAGCGTGAGCTGATCGAGGCGACCGAGGGGATTCACGTCGTCGACGCCGGCGCCGGGACTGGCAAGACCTTCGCCATCACGCGCCGGTATGCGAATCTGCTCCGAGAGGGGTACGAGCCAGAGGACGTACTGTTGGTCACGTTCACGAACAACGCCGCCACCGAGATGAAAGAGCGCGTCGTCGCGCGGTGTGACTACTCCATGTCTGCGCTCCGGGACGCGCCGATCAGCACGTTCCACAGCTTCTGTCATGACCTGCTCCTCGAATACGGGACCGACGCACCGTCGTATCTCGGCATCGACGACCAGATCACCGGCTCGACGCAGCTGCTCGAGAACGAGGTCATCGAAGCCGATCGCTTCCGGACCTTCCTCTCGCAGTTCGTCGACGCCCATCACGAACACGAGGCTGTGTTCCGCGTGCTCAACGACCCGATGTCCCTGCTCGAGCTGATCAGAGAGCTTGCCGCGAAGGGCGTCTTCCCGACCGTGGATGGGTGGTATCGTGACGGCGAGGTCTCTCTGGACGGGGATTTCGAGGCCTTCGAGACGCTGTTCGCCGAAGCGAACGCGCCGAACGAGGGTGCGAACGGGGCCACGCAATCGGACCTGCGGGACTCCCTGAGCGGCTTCGAACGCGAAAGCTGCTTCCTCCCGGACGCACCCGGCGAGGACGAGTTACGAGACGGCTATCCCTCGATCGACGCGAAGTGGGCCGAAAAAGCGTTTGTGGAGGATCGCGAGGCGCTGAAGGACTTTGTCCACGACATCTACGTCGAGTACATCCAGTTCGCGCTCCGGCGGAACTACCTCAACTTCAGTTTCCTCCAGCTATTCGCGTTCGTCCTCCTCTGTGAGGATCACGCGCTCCGCGAGTCGATCGCCTTCGAGCAGGTGATGGTCGACGAGTTTCAGGATACCAGCGAGATCCAGTTCAAGCTGGCACTCTTACTCGCCGAAACCGACAACTTCTGTGTCGTCGGCGACTGGAAGCAGTCGATCTACGGTTTCCAGTACGCCGCCGTCGAGAACATTCGCTCGTTCGAACGACGACTCCAGGCGTACAAACGCGAACTCAACGGCGAGCACGAACGCGTCGACTTCCCCGTCCAGGAGGTGAACACGATCCCACTGCGGCGGAACTACCGCTCGACGCAGTCAATCCTTGATCTCTCGCGGCACGCGCTGACGGTGCCCGCGACGGGCAGCGAGTCGGTCGACCGAACCGTCGATGACATCGACGGGCTCGAGGCGGCGACTGATCGGGACCACTCAACGATCGCGGCGTTCACGAGTGCGAGCGAACACAAGGCGATCCTCGATCGGATCGAGACGATCGTCGGCAACGACGCCTACGCGGTCAACGACGAGAACGGCGACCTTCGCACTCCACGCTACGACGACATCGCGGTTCTCACCCGGACGCGACGCTTCGGTCGGGAGTTACAGACCACGGCCGACGAGTTCGGCGTCCCGGTCGCCTATGAGGGCGGCGTGAAGCTCTTCGAGACCGATCAGTCGATCCTGTTGCTCGCGTGGCTCCGAATTCTCGCTGACGAGGACTCGCGACGTGGCTGGGCGGTCGTCCTCGAACAGGCTGGCTACACGCTTGCGGAGGTTGAGCGGATCTTCGAGGAGCGAGCGTATCCTGACGCAATGGTCGCGTTCCGTGATCGACTCGCGGGAATGGAGTCTATCGGGGCGATCGCCCGCCAGGTCTTCGAGCGGTACGGCTACGACGACGCGTATGCAAGTTCGCTCGTCGCCCTCCTGCAGGACGTCTCGGACGGGACGACGCGGAATCTCGGCGGGATGATCCGCTTCATCGAGCGGAGTCTGGACGCTGAGGCGACTCACGAGATCGACGACAACCCTGGTGGGGACTCGATCACTGTCCAGACGATCCACGCGGCCAAGGGACTCGAGCACCCGATCGTGATCGTCTCGAATATCAACCGGTACAGCTTCCCACCATCGGGTGGCGGCGACGACCGTATCCGCTACGAGGATCCGATTGGACTCCGCCAGACGAAGCTGTCTTCGACAGCCCACGGCCGGCCCCACCGCTACGACAACTGGCGGTATCGCGTGCTGTCGGCCTGTCTGGATCGTGACTACGACGAGGAGCGCCGACTGCTCTACGTCGCGATGACGCGAGCGCAGGATCACCTGCTGTTCTCGGCGGGCGCGGAGCCGAGTCCACTGTTCGAGAACCTGCCGCTGGAGGCCGAGTCCGTCGAGCCGGAGCTCAAGGGCTCTGGGATCGACCGGACCGAACAGACGCGATTGCAGGTGTCAATCCCCGAGCCCGACGTGCCGGCGGGCCAGTCACCCCACGCCCTGATGGACGACCGGGTGTTTGAGGACCGCGATGAGGGCCGTGGGATCGAGTTCGGCAATCGAGTTCACGACTTCGCCGAGCGGTATGCCGCCGGTGAGGAGATCGAGCCTGCGAGTGATGACGAACGGCGGGTGCGAGAGTTCATTGACGAACTGGACGGAACGCTACTTGTCGAAGAGGACGCCTATCTGCCAGTCTCGGTCGGGGAACAACAGGTAACGATCTCCGGCGTAATCGACTTGCTACACGTGACTGACGATCGTGTCGAGATTGTCGATTACAAGACCGATCGTACCCGGGACGCCGAAACCGAGTATCGCAAACAGCTAAGCGTCTACTATCATGTCGTCCGACAGCTGTATCCCGATCGAGAGATTGTTCCAAGACTCTTCTATTCTGGTGAAGGTACCGTTGTAGCCATCTATCCACTCTCGATGGGATCTCTCTCGGATCTGGTTAAAGTCGAACGGAAATCAAATGGAAGCGATCAGGGCGAGAATCCCATCAGTCGATAG
- a CDS encoding ArsR/SmtB family transcription factor, translated as MSLLPSTNAVDTEQHGDPRVVGVDDEQLDDVLDAISSDTARTLLSEIYSDSGTPSELSDRTNFSLQNISYHLDNLEDSGLIRVAGTRYSEKGREMNIYAPAEEPVVVFVGTQERKSGFLDLLKRVFGAVVALVAATAYVFVETFGYSAGPPSVSEKESQESQTVGSGRRKYSVERRCGSFIYLASIIFDMPSKESKKWFNTLSVLAVVSSALFMLYVSFTGSMPAVFGFKNGFVLVAVVQLFAGISLWVNEPTLGSSTDSG; from the coding sequence ATGAGTCTGCTTCCCTCCACAAACGCCGTCGACACGGAGCAACACGGCGACCCGCGTGTCGTCGGTGTCGACGATGAACAACTCGACGACGTACTCGATGCAATCTCCTCCGATACTGCCCGCACGCTCCTTTCGGAGATCTACAGTGATTCAGGGACACCGAGTGAATTGAGTGACCGAACCAACTTCTCGCTCCAGAACATCTCCTATCACCTCGACAACCTAGAGGACAGTGGCCTCATTCGGGTCGCAGGGACGCGATACTCCGAAAAAGGCCGAGAAATGAACATCTACGCACCAGCGGAGGAACCGGTCGTCGTCTTTGTTGGCACCCAGGAGCGGAAATCCGGGTTTCTTGACCTTCTCAAACGGGTCTTTGGCGCAGTGGTTGCGCTCGTCGCCGCGACAGCGTACGTGTTCGTCGAGACGTTCGGCTATTCAGCAGGACCACCAAGCGTGTCAGAGAAAGAGTCACAGGAGAGCCAAACGGTCGGTAGTGGCAGACGCAAGTATTCTGTTGAGAGACGCTGCGGGTCTTTTATTTATCTTGCGAGCATCATCTTCGATATGCCCTCCAAAGAGAGTAAGAAATGGTTCAACACCCTCTCTGTGCTAGCCGTAGTCAGTTCCGCGCTGTTCATGTTATATGTCAGTTTTACCGGTTCCATGCCAGCAGTGTTCGGATTCAAAAATGGGTTCGTTCTGGTGGCTGTAGTGCAACTTTTCGCGGGTATTTCCCTGTGGGTGAACGAACCGACTCTCGGCTCATCAACGGATAGCGGGTAG